A stretch of Carnobacterium iners DNA encodes these proteins:
- a CDS encoding YtxH domain-containing protein — protein sequence MAKNFLKGLFFGSLAGGVYTLLKTPRSGEDNREILLDYLDDTTLLVDDVTKSMNDLKEAISTLSNEGKTLANEFTQEVAVSVEEFINQTEPRMRRIQEQAEKLSKDINELDKQVSPTE from the coding sequence ATGGCAAAAAACTTTTTGAAAGGTCTTTTTTTCGGTTCTCTAGCTGGAGGTGTTTACACGTTATTAAAAACTCCAAGATCTGGTGAAGATAATCGCGAAATTTTACTAGATTATCTAGATGATACCACTCTTCTAGTAGATGATGTAACTAAAAGTATGAATGACTTAAAAGAGGCTATTTCAACTCTTTCAAATGAAGGCAAAACTTTAGCAAACGAGTTTACACAAGAGGTAGCGGTATCCGTCGAAGAGTTTATAAACCAAACTGAACCACGTATGAGAAGGATTCAAGAACAGGCTGAAAAACTTTCTAAAGATATAAATGAACTAGATAAACAAGTCTCTCCAACAGAATAG
- a CDS encoding PBP1A family penicillin-binding protein, whose amino-acid sequence MNFKNFFKKIVFHLTRLWQKSKPYLNRFKIRFKRIWKKIHATKIIILAFLLVSLFSSGYLLYLTKTLNVSTLKAGLEQTTTVYDIDGDEAGTLYSHKGSFIPLDTISPSIQATVISTEDKRFFDHKGFDIIGIARSAVGFVLNGGKISGGGSTISQQLAKNAYLTLDQTLIRKLKELFLAIEIEKQYTKNEILEMYLNNAYFGNGVWGVEDASHKYFGKNASDVSLTEAATIAGMLKAPTTYNPRDNMEKSILRRNIVLDLLIKNEGISKEIGEAAKNESLQLVDDYQQTKGYQYPYYFDAVIDEAITKHGLKEEELLNKGYKIYTSLDQNYQSRMDQTYKNDWLFSDASDGTLLQSGSVAMNPKTGGVYAIIGGRGEHTFRGFNRATQIKRQPGSIMKPLAVYTPALESGYDIDSILKDEKKAYGSDDYTPENYDFNYSGEVPMYQALAQSLNAPAVWLLDQIGLKKGIKKVEKFGIPVQEKDKYLGLALGGTTGGVSPLQMASAYTVFSNKGLRSEGFFITKIVDATGAIIIDNTEHKTKKVTSPEIAEKMTSMLMGVFTNGTASSNAPDGYKVAGKTGSTEVSFNNSGGTTDQWTVGYTPDIVVATWIGFDKTDENHYMGTGSSTGVGPLFKLQMQNILPKTPQTTFGTKSAEVIVGSQEENNSTQWGENFQQNITQWGEQFKKGLDQVKDKTNSLIERFKNR is encoded by the coding sequence ATGAATTTTAAAAATTTTTTTAAAAAAATAGTATTTCATTTAACAAGACTATGGCAAAAATCAAAACCTTATTTAAATAGATTTAAAATAAGGTTCAAACGAATCTGGAAAAAAATTCATGCAACTAAAATTATTATTCTTGCCTTTTTATTAGTATCTTTATTTAGTAGCGGATATTTATTGTATTTAACAAAAACTTTAAATGTTTCAACGTTGAAAGCTGGTCTCGAACAAACAACGACGGTCTATGATATTGATGGCGATGAAGCCGGAACACTTTATTCTCATAAAGGCTCCTTTATACCCTTAGATACTATTTCTCCTTCGATTCAAGCGACAGTTATTTCAACTGAAGATAAACGATTTTTTGATCATAAAGGCTTTGATATTATCGGAATTGCTCGTTCAGCAGTAGGTTTTGTATTAAATGGTGGAAAGATAAGTGGTGGTGGAAGTACTATTAGCCAGCAACTAGCTAAAAATGCTTATCTAACATTAGATCAAACGTTAATAAGAAAACTAAAAGAATTATTTTTAGCGATTGAAATTGAAAAACAATATACAAAGAATGAAATATTAGAAATGTATTTGAATAACGCTTATTTTGGCAATGGTGTTTGGGGAGTAGAAGATGCCTCACATAAGTACTTTGGTAAAAATGCTAGTGACGTTTCTCTGACAGAAGCAGCGACAATAGCAGGAATGCTAAAAGCACCAACTACCTATAACCCACGAGATAATATGGAAAAATCTATCTTAAGACGCAATATTGTTTTAGATTTATTAATAAAAAATGAGGGTATCTCAAAAGAAATAGGCGAAGCAGCTAAAAATGAATCGTTACAATTAGTAGATGATTATCAACAAACTAAAGGCTATCAATATCCTTATTATTTTGACGCCGTTATAGACGAAGCGATTACTAAGCATGGTCTAAAAGAAGAAGAATTATTAAATAAAGGCTATAAAATTTACACCTCATTGGATCAAAACTATCAATCGAGAATGGATCAGACGTACAAAAATGATTGGTTATTTTCTGATGCTTCAGACGGAACGTTATTACAAAGTGGTTCTGTTGCGATGAATCCGAAAACTGGTGGAGTATATGCTATTATAGGCGGAAGGGGCGAACATACCTTTAGAGGATTCAATCGAGCTACTCAAATAAAACGACAACCAGGATCGATTATGAAACCATTAGCTGTTTATACACCAGCTTTAGAGTCAGGCTATGATATTGACTCTATTTTGAAAGATGAAAAAAAAGCTTATGGATCAGACGATTATACACCAGAAAATTACGATTTTAATTATTCTGGAGAAGTCCCTATGTACCAAGCTTTAGCACAAAGTTTAAATGCTCCAGCAGTTTGGCTCTTGGATCAAATTGGACTAAAAAAAGGGATAAAGAAAGTTGAAAAATTTGGAATACCTGTTCAAGAAAAAGACAAGTATCTTGGTTTAGCGCTTGGTGGTACAACAGGAGGCGTATCGCCACTTCAGATGGCTAGTGCGTATACTGTGTTTTCAAACAAAGGGTTAAGAAGCGAAGGTTTTTTCATCACTAAAATTGTAGATGCAACGGGAGCAATCATTATCGATAATACAGAACATAAAACTAAAAAGGTGACCTCACCAGAAATAGCAGAAAAAATGACTAGTATGCTTATGGGTGTATTTACAAATGGAACAGCTAGCAGTAATGCTCCTGATGGTTATAAGGTAGCAGGAAAAACAGGAAGTACAGAAGTATCGTTTAATAATTCTGGCGGGACAACAGATCAGTGGACAGTAGGCTATACTCCAGATATAGTCGTAGCTACATGGATTGGGTTTGATAAGACTGACGAAAATCACTACATGGGAACGGGAAGCTCAACGGGGGTAGGCCCTTTGTTTAAATTACAAATGCAAAATATATTGCCAAAAACACCTCAAACGACTTTTGGTACGAAAAGTGCAGAAGTAATTGTTGGTTCACAAGAAGAAAATAATTCCACCCAATGGGGAGAGAACTTCCAGCAAAATATTACTCAATGGGGTGAACAATTTAAAAAAGGGTTAGATCAGGTGAAGGATAAAACGAATTCTTTAATTGAACGTTTTAAAAATCGTTAA
- a CDS encoding HIT family protein — protein MSECIFCKIIKNEISSRKIYEDEHIIAFLDLTQVTPGHTLVLPKKHVADIFEYDEELASIVFSRIPKIARAIKESDSTIEGMNIVNNNGTVAYQSVFHSHIHLIPRYTKQDNFSIVFGDNSNRHTAKELDHIVTLIKEKMEV, from the coding sequence GTGTCAGAGTGTATTTTTTGTAAGATTATTAAAAATGAAATCTCAAGTAGAAAGATCTACGAAGACGAACACATTATTGCATTTCTTGATTTAACTCAAGTTACACCAGGTCACACATTAGTTCTTCCAAAAAAACACGTCGCAGATATTTTTGAATACGATGAAGAGCTAGCTAGTATCGTTTTTTCAAGAATCCCAAAAATTGCGCGTGCTATCAAAGAATCTGACTCAACGATTGAGGGAATGAATATAGTCAATAATAACGGTACTGTTGCTTATCAATCTGTTTTCCATAGCCATATCCATCTAATCCCTCGCTATACAAAACAAGATAACTTTAGTATCGTATTTGGCGATAATTCAAACAGGCATACTGCAAAAGAACTAGACCACATTGTCACATTAATTAAAGAAAAAATGGAGGTATAA
- a CDS encoding ATP-binding protein, with amino-acid sequence MKIKSIEIYGFGKWIDKKIVNLGQVQLFYGENEAGKTTLMTFIHSILFGFPTKQSSDLRYEPKISSKYGGKLLIEDDRYGEISIERVRGKANGKVTVILPNGETGSDNLLEKLVYGMDKTTYQALFSFDLFGVQKIQRMNKAKLNRYFLSVGSLGNEQLLKLADKFQLEAGKLYKQTGRVPDINKKIREVQNKRQQLRIAKGKNDQYTQIYSEKESYEQETEEIRKTRTKNEAHLEQLSRLAVNWSYFSEIIAIQEDIRKSTVKNMPQDSLFQLNHLNQSIDQLRAKTMQEKERSKQAMERSNLTKSQLLFIKQKEEIQRILSTVDSTKAILQEKDFLEREAKKEMEQILRNKLQLNLTIGQQIPTAQTAAQKTDYQKLYHSIIVVESKLQKAIEKKTFLVYQENSLSEQIDKIEPDIWNNQLFQEAKKRYEQSEDSEYDLGQSRSIKENLSELKTNRLKASLIGAVGALLAIFGFMSAGQAGPLLALSGVAMIGLARFLYVKKKPVKIVDEDKSRNTYADYIKQIELRKQWRTQLAEFDQVITDSKEVLEIIEKNTNEKKELINKLGQIITDSGYPETTTIESLVNQEDPFETLRERVLAVEEKEELLKQLSEQLIQWKNQVQFLEPVILLDWEHYPSIIEGITNFYQESLDDEQKFLSIQKEEELRQQEMKKIVYEQRNFEQQRITLFQSVEAKNEEDFRKKFILFDEWKRKRARLQLLEQQVSEDINLLEQFRDKEDLVEQMNKVKKSIELHKVNEETLMNKRVKNELALKELEKGGEYSVLLQEYANLKSELQELVDMWSTHKVAAELIERAMTHARKNRFPETLQDTTKYFELLTKGQYKQVLIKEEKIEVQRRDGSLFDALELSQSTAEQLYVALRFAFVKNATDIVKLPIMIDDGFVNFDQSRRMQMIELIKQISETTQVFYFTFDQQYLTKFRKDQIEML; translated from the coding sequence TTGAAAATTAAGTCAATAGAAATATATGGATTTGGCAAATGGATTGATAAAAAAATCGTGAATTTAGGGCAAGTTCAACTATTTTATGGAGAGAATGAAGCGGGTAAAACAACGTTGATGACCTTTATTCATAGTATCCTTTTTGGTTTCCCAACAAAACAAAGTTCGGATTTACGTTACGAGCCTAAAATAAGTAGCAAATACGGCGGGAAATTATTAATTGAAGATGATAGATACGGAGAAATTAGCATTGAGCGAGTGAGAGGTAAGGCAAATGGAAAAGTAACGGTTATATTACCAAATGGAGAAACAGGTTCAGATAATCTATTAGAAAAGTTAGTCTATGGGATGGATAAAACTACTTACCAAGCCTTATTTTCATTTGATCTTTTTGGGGTACAAAAAATTCAAAGAATGAATAAAGCTAAATTAAATCGTTATTTTTTAAGTGTAGGCAGCTTAGGTAATGAGCAACTTTTAAAATTAGCAGATAAGTTTCAATTAGAAGCAGGAAAGTTATATAAGCAGACTGGGCGAGTTCCTGATATAAATAAAAAAATTAGAGAAGTACAAAATAAAAGACAGCAACTTCGAATAGCTAAAGGTAAAAATGATCAGTACACACAAATATATTCCGAAAAAGAAAGCTATGAACAAGAAACAGAAGAAATAAGAAAAACACGAACTAAAAATGAAGCCCATTTAGAACAGTTAAGTCGTCTAGCTGTTAACTGGAGTTACTTTTCAGAGATTATTGCTATTCAAGAAGATATCAGAAAAAGTACTGTCAAAAATATGCCACAAGATAGTTTATTTCAACTGAATCATCTAAACCAATCAATTGATCAACTTAGAGCGAAAACGATGCAAGAAAAAGAACGTTCCAAACAAGCAATGGAAAGAAGCAATTTAACAAAATCACAGTTGCTATTTATAAAACAAAAAGAAGAGATTCAAAGAATACTTTCTACAGTTGATAGTACGAAAGCTATTTTACAAGAAAAAGATTTTCTTGAACGAGAAGCAAAAAAAGAAATGGAACAAATTTTACGCAATAAACTTCAATTAAATTTAACTATTGGACAACAAATCCCCACAGCTCAAACAGCTGCACAAAAAACTGATTACCAAAAACTTTACCATTCTATTATAGTCGTAGAAAGTAAATTACAAAAAGCCATTGAAAAAAAGACTTTTTTAGTTTATCAGGAGAATTCTTTATCTGAACAAATAGACAAAATAGAACCTGATATATGGAATAACCAATTATTTCAAGAAGCAAAAAAACGCTATGAACAATCTGAGGATTCAGAATACGATTTGGGCCAATCTAGGTCAATTAAAGAGAATCTTTCTGAACTAAAAACTAATCGCTTGAAAGCCAGTTTGATTGGTGCTGTAGGAGCTTTACTAGCTATTTTTGGTTTTATGAGTGCTGGACAGGCTGGGCCTCTTTTAGCCTTATCCGGTGTTGCAATGATTGGTTTAGCTAGGTTTCTTTATGTTAAAAAGAAACCTGTAAAAATAGTAGATGAAGATAAATCGAGAAATACTTACGCAGACTATATCAAGCAAATTGAGTTACGTAAGCAATGGAGAACTCAGTTAGCTGAATTTGATCAAGTAATAACGGATTCTAAAGAAGTTTTAGAGATTATAGAAAAAAATACAAATGAAAAAAAAGAGTTAATAAATAAACTAGGCCAAATTATAACGGATAGTGGCTATCCTGAAACGACGACAATAGAAAGTCTCGTTAATCAAGAAGATCCTTTTGAAACATTACGTGAAAGAGTTCTAGCTGTTGAAGAAAAAGAGGAACTATTAAAGCAATTATCTGAACAATTAATACAATGGAAAAATCAGGTGCAATTTTTAGAACCAGTTATTTTACTAGATTGGGAACACTATCCGTCGATCATTGAAGGGATAACAAATTTCTATCAAGAGTCTTTAGATGATGAACAAAAATTTCTGAGTATACAAAAAGAAGAAGAATTAAGGCAACAAGAAATGAAAAAAATAGTCTACGAACAAAGAAATTTTGAACAACAAAGAATAACACTATTTCAATCTGTTGAAGCAAAGAATGAAGAAGATTTTCGTAAAAAATTTATTTTGTTTGATGAGTGGAAACGAAAAAGAGCTCGGTTACAGTTATTGGAACAGCAAGTTTCAGAAGATATTAACTTATTAGAACAATTTCGCGATAAAGAAGACTTGGTAGAGCAAATGAATAAAGTGAAAAAATCAATAGAGCTTCATAAAGTTAATGAAGAAACACTAATGAACAAAAGAGTAAAAAATGAATTAGCCTTAAAAGAATTAGAAAAAGGTGGAGAGTATTCAGTTTTATTGCAAGAATACGCTAATCTTAAAAGTGAGTTACAAGAACTAGTAGATATGTGGAGTACACATAAAGTTGCTGCTGAATTAATTGAGCGCGCAATGACACATGCTCGTAAAAATCGTTTTCCTGAAACGCTTCAAGATACTACAAAATATTTTGAATTATTAACTAAAGGTCAATACAAACAAGTTTTAATAAAAGAGGAAAAAATTGAAGTTCAAAGAAGGGATGGTTCTCTTTTTGATGCTTTAGAACTTTCTCAATCCACAGCGGAACAGTTATATGTAGCATTAAGATTTGCTTTTGTTAAAAATGCAACAGATATTGTAAAGTTACCTATTATGATTGATGACGGATTTGTAAATTTTGATCAATCGCGAAGAATGCAAATGATAGAATTAATTAAACAAATTAGTGAAACAACTCAAGTTTTCTATTTCACATTTGATCAACAATATTTGACAAAGTTTAGAAAAGACCAGATAGAGATGTTATAA
- a CDS encoding metallophosphoesterase family protein, with translation MVQFIHGADLHLDSPFIGLKSMPEFVWQAIYRSTFEALSQLVNIAIENKVDFVCLVGDIYDSDDRSVKAQAFFRNEMERLNEKKIPVYLSHGNHDYIGNQGLHLEMPENVVIFGENPETYWLTTKRNEKIAMTGFSYTKRWITERKIVDYPKKYDEADYQIGMLHGFSEGLESEHGKYAPFTLKELKNKQYDYWALGHIHKRQQLAAHPLIIYPGNTQGRNSKETGPKGCELVTLTDISEQIEFYPTATIHWEKIELSIKGSVNLEAVYTSIQQAILNKRKTNYNLFISIDLKDSEALLNGVRKKINQGELLEALQQIIQEDNFVWIYQIELVAKKKENEQYMQLFPEEWQKALIELEEEDYFNEVTNPFFDYTEISDLLNSRDSLYRGKIIERAKDRVKSLLTVEGSDEIEN, from the coding sequence GTGGTTCAATTTATTCACGGTGCTGATCTGCACCTAGATAGTCCCTTTATTGGATTAAAGTCAATGCCTGAATTTGTTTGGCAAGCTATTTACCGTTCAACATTCGAAGCACTATCACAACTAGTTAATATAGCTATTGAAAATAAAGTTGATTTTGTCTGCCTTGTTGGGGACATTTATGATAGTGATGATCGCAGCGTCAAAGCGCAAGCTTTTTTCAGAAATGAAATGGAGCGATTAAACGAAAAAAAAATTCCGGTTTATCTTTCACATGGTAATCACGATTACATAGGAAATCAGGGATTACACTTAGAGATGCCAGAAAATGTTGTTATCTTCGGAGAGAATCCTGAAACATACTGGTTAACAACAAAACGAAATGAAAAGATTGCTATGACAGGATTTAGTTATACAAAACGTTGGATAACAGAAAGAAAAATCGTAGATTACCCTAAGAAATACGATGAGGCTGATTACCAAATTGGAATGCTTCATGGGTTTTCAGAAGGATTAGAATCAGAACACGGTAAGTATGCTCCTTTTACGTTAAAAGAGTTGAAGAACAAACAATATGATTACTGGGCTTTGGGACATATTCATAAACGTCAACAGTTAGCTGCTCATCCGTTAATTATTTATCCAGGTAATACCCAAGGGAGAAATAGCAAAGAAACTGGACCGAAAGGGTGTGAACTCGTTACATTAACAGATATAAGCGAGCAAATTGAATTTTACCCTACAGCGACTATTCATTGGGAAAAAATAGAGTTGTCAATCAAGGGGTCAGTTAATTTGGAAGCTGTCTACACTTCTATCCAACAAGCAATTTTAAATAAAAGAAAAACAAACTATAATTTATTTATCTCAATCGATTTAAAAGATTCAGAGGCCTTATTGAACGGTGTTAGAAAAAAAATTAATCAAGGAGAGTTACTAGAAGCTTTGCAGCAAATTATCCAAGAAGATAATTTTGTTTGGATCTACCAAATTGAATTAGTAGCTAAAAAAAAAGAAAATGAGCAGTATATGCAGTTATTTCCAGAAGAATGGCAAAAAGCACTTATAGAACTAGAAGAAGAAGATTATTTTAATGAAGTAACCAATCCTTTTTTTGACTATACTGAAATATCAGACTTACTTAATTCGAGAGATTCTTTATACAGGGGAAAAATTATTGAACGTGCGAAAGATCGAGTTAAATCTTTGTTGACGGTTGAAGGAAGTGATGAAATTGAAAATTAA
- a CDS encoding peptidylprolyl isomerase: MNKIILTTATILASLTIAGCTNNTVASSTAGKISQDELYEAMKSNVGSTTLQQLLIKDVLTEKYGETITDKKVNAEYKKQEESYGGADAFKNVLASSGFTDASYKDTIRLNLLIEEAVKKNSKFTDEEIKAAYDAYTPPMTVAHILVADEAKAKELITELNDGADFATLAKENSTDTSTAEKGGELTFSTGEVAPEFEEAASKLEEGKITPTPVKSEFGYHIIKLTEKSEKGALKEERKTIEEQLLQEKLADSATVQSTLSEIIQDANINIDDEDLSTAMDTYLKKPETSTKSSEKVESSADSESAK; the protein is encoded by the coding sequence ATGAATAAAATTATTTTAACCACTGCGACTATTTTAGCTAGTTTAACTATTGCAGGTTGTACAAACAACACCGTAGCTTCTTCTACTGCTGGTAAAATTTCACAAGATGAACTTTATGAAGCAATGAAATCAAATGTAGGGTCTACCACTTTACAACAATTACTGATTAAAGATGTTTTAACAGAAAAATATGGTGAGACAATCACTGATAAAAAAGTAAATGCTGAGTATAAGAAACAAGAAGAATCCTATGGTGGAGCTGATGCATTTAAAAATGTTCTAGCTTCTTCAGGATTTACAGATGCTTCATACAAAGACACTATTCGTTTAAACCTACTGATTGAAGAAGCTGTAAAGAAAAATTCCAAGTTTACTGACGAAGAAATAAAAGCTGCTTATGATGCTTACACACCTCCAATGACTGTTGCTCATATTCTTGTTGCAGATGAAGCAAAAGCAAAAGAATTAATTACTGAATTAAATGATGGCGCTGATTTTGCTACTCTTGCAAAAGAAAATTCTACAGATACAAGTACTGCTGAAAAAGGTGGAGAGTTAACTTTTTCAACAGGAGAAGTAGCTCCAGAGTTTGAAGAAGCAGCTAGCAAATTGGAAGAAGGAAAAATCACGCCTACACCTGTCAAATCTGAATTTGGATACCATATCATTAAATTAACTGAAAAATCAGAAAAAGGGGCATTAAAAGAAGAACGTAAGACTATCGAAGAACAATTATTACAAGAAAAACTAGCAGATAGCGCCACTGTTCAGTCCACCCTTTCTGAAATTATACAAGATGCTAATATTAATATTGATGACGAGGATCTTTCGACTGCCATGGATACCTACCTAAAAAAACCTGAAACTTCTACTAAAAGTTCAGAAAAAGTAGAGTCTTCAGCTGATTCTGAAAGTGCTAAATAA
- a CDS encoding ABC transporter ATP-binding protein produces the protein MGLKVSNVTGGYTQVPVLKNVSFEVNAGELVGLIGLNGAGKSTIIKHIIGLMDPMKGEIIVDSQTLKQEITSYRKKIGYVPEMPVLYEELTLREHIEITGMAYDLSSEVVFKRAEKLLKTFRLENKLDWFPAHFSKGMKQKVMILCAFLIEPSLYIIDEPFVGLDPLGISALLDLMNEMKQQGASILMSTHILATAERECDRFILLHEGEVRADGTLADLRKTFSMPSATLDEIYLQLTKEEDERR, from the coding sequence ATGGGTCTAAAAGTATCAAATGTTACAGGCGGTTATACTCAAGTCCCTGTGCTAAAAAATGTATCTTTTGAAGTAAACGCTGGAGAATTAGTTGGATTAATTGGATTAAATGGTGCTGGTAAAAGTACAATTATCAAACACATCATAGGATTAATGGACCCAATGAAGGGTGAAATAATTGTAGATAGTCAAACACTGAAACAAGAAATTACGAGTTACCGTAAAAAAATAGGATACGTTCCTGAGATGCCAGTTTTATATGAAGAACTGACGCTACGTGAGCATATTGAAATTACTGGGATGGCTTATGATTTATCTTCCGAAGTTGTTTTTAAAAGAGCCGAGAAATTGCTTAAAACTTTTCGATTAGAAAATAAACTTGACTGGTTTCCAGCACATTTTTCTAAAGGGATGAAACAAAAAGTCATGATTCTTTGTGCATTCCTCATTGAGCCTAGTCTATATATTATTGACGAGCCTTTTGTTGGATTAGATCCATTAGGAATTAGTGCATTGTTAGATTTGATGAATGAAATGAAGCAACAAGGCGCTTCTATTTTGATGTCTACTCATATACTGGCTACAGCAGAAAGAGAATGTGATCGTTTTATTTTACTCCACGAAGGAGAAGTACGAGCGGATGGAACTCTAGCAGACTTAAGAAAAACGTTTAGTATGCCTTCTGCAACATTAGATGAAATTTATCTGCAGCTGACTAAAGAAGAGGATGAGCGCAGATGA
- a CDS encoding YlbF family regulator, which translates to MNNIYDTANKIEQELRETEAYSDLKSAFLTVKENPEANEVFQQFQEIQMKLQQKQMSGEEISEEEVQEAQEMALKSGENNLIKELMEAEQKLSTLIDDLNRIIMKPIQDIYQG; encoded by the coding sequence ATGAATAATATCTACGATACAGCAAACAAAATTGAGCAAGAATTAAGAGAGACAGAAGCTTATTCAGATTTGAAATCAGCGTTCTTAACTGTAAAAGAAAATCCTGAAGCAAATGAAGTTTTCCAGCAGTTTCAAGAAATACAAATGAAACTACAACAAAAACAAATGTCAGGTGAAGAAATTTCTGAAGAAGAAGTTCAAGAAGCACAAGAAATGGCATTAAAATCAGGTGAAAACAATTTGATCAAAGAATTGATGGAAGCAGAGCAAAAATTAAGCACATTAATTGATGATCTAAACCGTATTATTATGAAACCGATACAAGATATTTACCAAGGTTAA
- a CDS encoding 3'-5' exoribonuclease YhaM family protein, whose translation MEKKLYDYSVDESFELYLLIKSADIRVAKNGKKFIAFTFQDTSGQMDGKFWDASEDEIASLTPGKIVNISGKRELYQGNPQIKLFKIRITKAGEPTSPELFIERAPLKKEDMMEELNETLFEITNANMNRIVRYLLNHYQKDFFQYPAAKRFHHAFVGGLAFHTISMLRIGKTIANQYEEINKPLLYSGIILHDLGKVIELSGPISTEYTLEGNLLGHIVIVDELITKACLSLKIDDKSEDVLLLKHMVLSHHGKLDYGSPVRPKLRESEILFMIDNLDATVTMLNSSLSRTEPGEFTERIFGLDNRIFYKPLSQDNEKNIED comes from the coding sequence ATGGAGAAAAAATTATATGACTACAGTGTAGATGAAAGTTTTGAATTATACTTATTAATTAAATCTGCAGATATACGTGTAGCAAAAAATGGTAAGAAGTTTATTGCGTTTACGTTTCAAGATACAAGTGGACAAATGGATGGGAAATTTTGGGATGCATCAGAAGATGAAATAGCTTCATTAACTCCAGGGAAAATAGTAAATATTTCTGGTAAAAGAGAATTATATCAAGGCAATCCTCAAATAAAACTATTTAAAATAAGGATAACAAAAGCAGGAGAACCAACTAGTCCTGAATTATTTATTGAACGGGCACCTTTAAAGAAAGAAGATATGATGGAAGAGCTAAATGAAACTCTTTTTGAAATTACTAATGCTAATATGAATAGAATTGTTCGCTATTTATTGAATCATTACCAAAAAGATTTCTTCCAATATCCAGCAGCAAAAAGATTCCACCATGCTTTTGTAGGAGGGTTAGCCTTCCATACGATCTCAATGTTGAGAATAGGAAAAACGATTGCTAATCAATATGAGGAAATTAATAAACCTTTATTGTACTCAGGAATTATTCTACATGACTTAGGAAAAGTTATTGAACTTTCAGGACCTATCTCGACAGAATATACATTAGAAGGAAATTTATTAGGTCATATCGTCATTGTTGATGAGTTGATTACTAAAGCTTGTTTGTCTTTAAAAATAGATGATAAGAGTGAAGATGTCCTTTTATTAAAACACATGGTTTTATCTCATCATGGGAAACTAGATTACGGATCGCCTGTAAGGCCTAAATTAAGAGAATCAGAGATTTTATTTATGATAGATAATTTAGATGCGACAGTGACGATGCTAAATAGTAGTCTAAGTAGAACAGAGCCAGGCGAATTTACTGAGCGAATTTTTGGACTAGATAATCGTATTTTTTATAAACCATTGAGTCAAGATAACGAGAAAAATATAGAAGATTAG